Proteins found in one Pelmatolapia mariae isolate MD_Pm_ZW linkage group LG7, Pm_UMD_F_2, whole genome shotgun sequence genomic segment:
- the LOC134632280 gene encoding carboxypeptidase A2-like has translation MKGLWLLLVLVAAAKAEKVFTGDQVIRVNVKSEEQIHLLQGLETAQEWEVDFWLEPVSTELPVDIRVPRFSLIPVKEYLTFHNIPFTVMIENVQELLDKEKAEMEENRMKERSTRSLNFGAYHDLNTIYSWMDTLVADYPNLITKQHIGVSYENRPMYVLKFSTGGYNRPAIWIDTGIHAREWVTQATGVWTANKIATDYGADASLTSLLNTMDIYMLIVANPDGYVFSHTNDRMWRKTRSVNPGYTCRGVDPNRNWDAGFGGPGASSYPCSESYHGPSANSEIEVKNVVNLIQSHGNFKAFISVHSYSQLLMYPYGYVCSSANHQAELDSVGRAAAQKLTSLYGTAYQVGSICNIIYQASGGSIDWSYNSGIKYSFAFELRDTGRYGFILPADQIIPTASETWLALKHIMEYVRDHPY, from the exons ATGAAAGGCCTCTGGTTGTTGCTGGTGCTTGTGGCTGCAGCCAAAGCTGAGAAGGTCTTCACTGG AGATCAGGTTATCCGGGTCAATGTGAAGTCAGAGGAACAGATCCATCTCCTGCAGGGGTTGGAGACGGCGCAGGAGTGGGAG GTGGACTTCTGGCTTGAGCCAGTCTCCACTGAGCTCCCCGTGGACATCCGAGTGCCCCGCTTCAGTCTGATCCCTGTGAAGGAGTACCTTACTTTCCACAACATTCCCTTCACCGTCATGATTGAAAACGTCCAG GAACTACTTGACAAAGAGAAAGCTGAGATGGAGGAAAACCGGATGAAGGAACGCAGCACCAGGAGCTTAAACTTTGGAGCCTATCATGATCTCAATACA ATTTACAGCTGGATGGACACTCTGGTGGCCGATTACCCTAACCTGATCACCAAGCAGCATATTGGGGTGTCCTATGAGAACAGGCCCATGTATGTGCTCAAG ttcAGCACTGGTGGTTACAATCGCCCTGCTATCTGGATTGACACTGGTATCCACGCCAGAGAATGGGTTACTCAGGCTACTGGAGTGTGGACCGCCAACAAG ATTGCCACGGATTACGGTGCAGACGCCTCCCTCACTTCCCTCCTGAACACCATGGATATTTACATGCTGATCGTTGCCAACCCTGATGGCTATGTTTTCTCCCACACCAAT GATCGAATGTGGCGCAAGACCCGCTCTGTGAACCCTGGCTACACGTGCCGTGGAGTCGATCCAAACAGGAACTGGGACGCAGGCTTTGGTG GCCCCGGTGCCAGTAGCTACCCCTGCTCCGAGTCCTACCACGGCCCCTCGGCTAACTCTGAGATCGAGGTGAAGAACGTGGTGAACCTGATCCAGAGCCACGGCAACTTCAAGGCCTTCATTTCTGTCCACTCCTACTCCCAGCTGCTCATGTACCCCTACGGCTATGTCTGTAGCAGCGCAAACCATCAGGCCGAGCTG GATTCTGTTGGCAGAGCAGCAGCGCAGAAATTGACGTCTCTCTATGGCACCGCCTACCAGGTTGGAAGCATCTGCAATATCATCT ATCAAGCCAGCGGGGGTAGCATTGACTGGTCCTATAATTCGGGAATCAAATACTCCTTTGCCTTCGAGCTGAGGGACACTGGCCGCTACGGTTTTATCCTGCCAGCTGATCAGATCATCCCCACTGCCTCAGAGACATGGCTGGCCTTGAAGCATATCATGGAGTATGTCCGTGACCATCCTTATTGA